The region GCACGAGCTGCGCACCCCGCTGGCGATCTCCAAGGCGCTCCTGGACGTGGCGCGCACCGACCCCGGCCGCGACCCCGGTGAGCTCGTCGACCGCCTCCACGTCGTCAACACCCGGGCGATCGACCTCACCGAGGCGCTGCTCGTGCTCGGCCGCGCCGACCGGCGGGCCTTCGCGCGGGAGCGGGTCGACCTGTCCCTGGTGGCGGAGGAGGCCGCCGAGACCCTGCTGCCCCTGGCGGAGAAGCGCAGGGTCTCCTTGGAGACCGACGGGGACATCGCCCCCGTGCTCGGCTCGCCCGCGCTCCTGCTGCTGCTGACCACGAACCTCGTCCAGAACGCGATCGTCCACAACCTCCCGGAGCACGGCGAGGTGCGGGTCCGCGCCGGGGCGAGTGCCGGGGGAGGGGTGGTGCTGACCGTCGAGAACACCGGCGATCGGCTCGCCCCGGAGCTGGTCGCGACCCTCACCGAGCCGTTCCGCCGGGGGACCGAGCGCGTTCACACCGACCACGCGGGTGTCGGGCTGGGGCTGGCCATCGTCCAGAGCATCGCCCGGGCGCACGACGGGGCGCTCACCCTCACGGCGCGGCCCGCGGGTGGCCTCCGCGCGGTCGTGGAATTCCCGGCGGAGGCCCGGCCCGGCTCCTGACGGGGGCCGGGCCGCAGGAGGGCGCGGCCCTCACTCCACGCGGGGGGCGGCGTCGCAGAGCAGGTCCAGCGCCGCCTGGGTGCGGCCCGCCTCGTCGAGCGTCTCCTGGACGTCCGGCTCCGCGGGCTTCACCTCGACCTCGAGGACGAGGTTGTCCATGCGGTGGAGGGCGTGGCCGGAGCCGTCCCGGGTGCCGGTGAGCGGGAACCCGACGCCCGGGCAGTCCGGCGACTCGGAGCCGTCCGACTCCGGGCGGGAGGAGTAGTAGTAGGCCTGGGCGGCCTCGGTGCCGTTCTCCTTGCTGAGCCCGTCGACCTCGCTGGTGAAGACGATGACGCGCAGGTCCACCTCGTGGCCGGAGGCGGCCCCCCACCCGGGGTGGACCACGCACTCCAGGCCCTCGGCACCGTACGCGTAGGAATGGTCCGCTTCGAAGATCTCCAGGTTCTCGCCGTTCCCGGCGATCTCGCTCGCGGCCTCGGTGTCCAGGACCGCGCAGGGGTCCTGCGGGGCGGAGTAGACGTCCTCCGGGCCGAACCAGCCGAGGTAGTAGGCGCCGCCGAACCCGATACCGGCCGTGGCGAGGAGGAGGAGCGTGCCGCAGCCGCAGCCGATCCAGGCGAGGGTCTTACCGACCGAGCTCTTCTTGGCGGGCGGCTGCCCGGGGTGGGGCTGCCCGGGGTGGCCCGGGGGAGGTCCCCCCTGCGGCTGCCCGGGGGGAGGGCCGGGGGGAGGGCCGGCGGGGGGTTGCGGGCCGGAGGGCCGGGGAGAGCGGGGGTCCTGCGGCCGAGGGGCGCCGTGTTCGTGCATGTGCGTACTTTAGCCAGGGCCGAGGGCGGTGGCCGGGGCCGTGTACGGCCTGTTCCGGCCACCGCAGCGTTCGGCGCACGCGGCACGCCTGTTCCCGAGCGCGGGAGCCCCCGGCCGGACGGCCGGGGGCGGGGGCGGGGTCAGACGGCCGGTTCGGCCGCGCCGTGTGCGGTGGGCCGCACCCGGCGCAGCAGGGCCACGGCCAGGACCGAGCCGACCGCCAGCGCCACCGCCCCCGCCACGGCTGCGGTGCGCATGCTGTCGGCGAACGCCTCCTGGGCGGCCTGTAGCACCGCGGCCGCCTGCGGACCGGTCAGCAGCTCGGACGCGGCCACGGCCCCGCCGATGGTGGCGCCCGCGTCCTGGGCCGCCCCGGCCGGCAGGCCCGGCGGCAGGGCGCCCTCCATCGAGGTGCGGTAGACGGCCGCGCCGATGCTGCCCAGCACGGCGATGCCCAGCGCGCCCCCCAGTTCGTTCCCGGTCTCCGACAGCGCCGAGGCCGCGCCCGCCCGCTCGGGCGGGGCCGCGCCGACGACGATGTCGGTGCCCAGCGCGCTCGCCGGCGCCAGGCCCACGGCGAACACCGCCGTCCCCGCCACCACCGCCGTCAGCCCCGCGGCCCCGTCGGCCGAGGCCAGGACCGCGAATCCGACGGCGGCCACGGCCAGGCCCGCGCCCATGACGAAGGCGGGCCGGATCCGGCGGGCGGCGACGGTGGCCAGGACCGTTCCCACGAGCATGGTGCCCACCATGGGCAGGGTCCACAGGCCCGCCCGGAACGGGGACATGTCCAGCACCATCTGGAGGTATTGGGCGACGAACAGGTTGATGCCCATCATCAGGCAGCTGCCCAGCGTCATCACGCCGATCGAGGTGGAGAAGGACCGGTCGGCGAACAGGCCGAGGTCCACCATGGGGCGTTCCAGCGTGCGCTGGCGGCGCACGAACACCGCGCCCACGGCCAGGCCCGCCGCGACCGCCAGCGCGGCCGTCCAGCCCGGGCCGTGGGCCGCCGCGTCCTTGATCCCGTAGACGACGGCCAGGACCGCGGTCAGCGACAGCAGCGCGCTGAGCGGGTCGGCCGGTCCGGGGTCGGAGGCGCGGTACTCGGGCAGCAGGACGGGGCCCAGCACGAGGAGCAGGCCCATGACCGGCACCGCCAGCAGGAACACCGAGCCCCACCAGAAGTGCTCCAGCAGCGCGCCCCCGGCCAGCGGGCCGATCGCGCCGCCCACCATGAAACCGGCCATCCACACCCCGATCGCCGCGGAGCGCTGGGCGGGGTCCTGGAACATGGTGCGGATCAGCGCCAGTGTGGACGGCATGAGGGTGGCGCCCGCCACGCCCAGGACGGCGCGGGCGGCGATGAGCGTGGCCGCGGTGGGCGCGTAGGCGGCCAGGATCGAGGCCGCGGCGAACACCACGGCCCCGGTCAGGAGGAGTCGGCGCCGCCCGATGCGGTCGCCCAGCGCGCCCATGGTGATGAGGAACCCGGCGATGAGGAAGCCGTAGACGTCGGTGATCCACAGCAGTTGGGCGGCGCTGGGGCGCAGGTCGGCGCTCAGGTGGGGGACGGCCAGGTGCAGGACCGTCAGGTCCATGGTGAGGAGCATGGTGGGCAGGGACAGGACGGCCAGTCCGGTCCACTCGCGTACGCCGGCCCGGGGCGGTGCCGCCAGGCCGGTCTGGGGGTGGGGCATGTGGGGCTCCTCTGGAGGCGGTGGGTCCTACCGGGAAGCATCAGGCCTCAACATTGATTGAGGTCAAGTGGATGCCGCCCTCCCCGCGGTCGGGGCTCCGGGCGCCCCGCGCCGTCCACCGCTGTGACCTCCCCGGAGACCGCGATGCCGGGGAGGGGCGTGCAGCCCGGCGTGACCGGTATCACGGGCCGCCGGTGGCCGGCGTGTCCCGCAGGGCGTCCAGCTCCTCGAACCAGTAGTCGAAGTAGTTCCCGCAGAACACCGGGCCCGGGGCCGGCGGGAAGCCGCCGAGATGCCGGGTCCGGGCCCCGGCGCGGACCAGCGAGCGGG is a window of Nocardiopsis changdeensis DNA encoding:
- a CDS encoding sensor histidine kinase, yielding MDRAPGPSVRLRLTLTYAGFLMVAGALLLATVWGFLLRDVQVVSHGPGDFTPVSAVLLRSYLPATVGVMAFLLVFGLVGGWILAGRMLAPLRRITDATRLASAGSLSHRIRLPGRADEFRELADAFDSMLARIEAHVAEQQRFAANASHELRTPLAISKALLDVARTDPGRDPGELVDRLHVVNTRAIDLTEALLVLGRADRRAFARERVDLSLVAEEAAETLLPLAEKRRVSLETDGDIAPVLGSPALLLLLTTNLVQNAIVHNLPEHGEVRVRAGASAGGGVVLTVENTGDRLAPELVATLTEPFRRGTERVHTDHAGVGLGLAIVQSIARAHDGALTLTARPAGGLRAVVEFPAEARPGS
- a CDS encoding MFS transporter encodes the protein MPHPQTGLAAPPRAGVREWTGLAVLSLPTMLLTMDLTVLHLAVPHLSADLRPSAAQLLWITDVYGFLIAGFLITMGALGDRIGRRRLLLTGAVVFAAASILAAYAPTAATLIAARAVLGVAGATLMPSTLALIRTMFQDPAQRSAAIGVWMAGFMVGGAIGPLAGGALLEHFWWGSVFLLAVPVMGLLLVLGPVLLPEYRASDPGPADPLSALLSLTAVLAVVYGIKDAAAHGPGWTAALAVAAGLAVGAVFVRRQRTLERPMVDLGLFADRSFSTSIGVMTLGSCLMMGINLFVAQYLQMVLDMSPFRAGLWTLPMVGTMLVGTVLATVAARRIRPAFVMGAGLAVAAVGFAVLASADGAAGLTAVVAGTAVFAVGLAPASALGTDIVVGAAPPERAGAASALSETGNELGGALGIAVLGSIGAAVYRTSMEGALPPGLPAGAAQDAGATIGGAVAASELLTGPQAAAVLQAAQEAFADSMRTAAVAGAVALAVGSVLAVALLRRVRPTAHGAAEPAV